ACGATAAATCAGCTTAAGCCAGACGGTATTGTAATTTCTCCTGGTCCTGGTCGCCCTGAAGATGCGGGAATATCACTACAGTTAATTGAAAAACTTGGTTCTCAAATCCCTATTTTGGGGGTTTGCCTCGGTCATCAAAGTATTGGACAAGTTTTTGGCGGTCAAGTTGTCTCTGCACCAGTTTTAATGCACGGCAAAACATCCCCAGTTCATCATCACAATACGGGAATATTTGCTGGGCTAGAATCTCCTTTTACCGCCACCAGATATCATAGTTTAGTGATTGAGCGTCAAACTATTCCTGATACCTTAGAAATAACGGCTTGGGTAGAAGACGGCACAATTATGGGAGTCCGTCATCGCGATTATCATCATCTTCAAGGAGTGCAGTTTCATCCTGAAAGCATTTTGACGGATAATGGAAAATTATTGTTACGCAATTTTTTAAATTCTTTAGGTAGTAAATAAATATATGAAACGGCGACAGTTAATCCGCTATGGTGGAGTAGGTTTGACAACGGCGATCGCCACAAGTTTAATTCCCCGTCAGTTTTCCTTGGCTCAGGAAGTTACCGATGGAGTGACTGTTCAATATCTGGGACATACCTGCTTTTTATTTACGGGTGATGGTTTAAAAGTTTTGGTTAATCCCTATGATTCGGCTGGCTGTACCGCTGGCTTGAGTCTGCCTGACGTGCAGCCAGACGTAGTGCTAGTTAGTAGCTTTCTTTTAGATGAAGGAGCAGTAGACAAAGTACAGGGCAATCCTCAAGTTATTACAGAGCAAGGTGTTCATCAGTTTAAAAGTATTAAGTTTCAAGGATTTTCTATGCCTCACGATCTTCAAGGAGGTAAACGCTTTGGCAATAATATCGCCTGGCGATGGACTCAAGGAGGGGTAAATATTCTGCATCTTGGCGGTGCTGCTGCGCCTCTAACTACAGAAGATAAAATATTGCTAGGTGGTGCAGATATACTGCTTGCTCCAGTGGGAGGTGGTCCAAAAGCCTATGATGCGTCCGAGGCAAATCGGGTAGTAAAAGTTCTCAATCCAAAAATGGTGATTCCTACCCAATATCGAGTTGCCACAGCCGACAAAGCAAGCTGCGATCTTGCTCCTGTGGGTGACTTTTTGGCTTTGGTAAAGAGTGAGAATATGGAAGTCGCCCAGGTAGGCACAGATCGCTTTGAAGTCAAAAAATCTTATTTAAGGGGCGATCGCACTTTAGTCAGAGTTCTAGACTATACCTCATGAGCTTTGTAGTTTTTTGGGGATTAGGATTAGGCGCGATATCTTAGTATCGTTTCGCTTAAGTAAGAAGTAGTAAGTAGCAAGCAGCAAGCTAGATATTATCGAGTTTTCAAGTTAAATAAATGGTTACTTTATTTACGCCCACTCGAAGAGCTAAAAGCTAGAAACCAGTTAATTTGAACGGAAGCTAATTCACACGCTTGCGGTGAATAGTTAATTGCTGTTTTTCTTTTCCGCTTGAGGATCGACACCTTGTTCAAGCTGCCAGGCGATCGCATTTAGAACTAAGCTACCATTACCTGTACAAGTCTCTTGGTATTCTTCCTGTGCTGCGACAATAGAGCCTAATTTTTCGATGGTTTTACCGTACTTTTTATCTTTAGCTAGTTCTTTTTCTTCAGCAGTCAAAGGACGCGATCGCTCTAAAACAACTTTGATAATCGGTATATATTGCTCTGCTTCTTCTGATGCCTCTTGCACATCTAATTGCAGCTTAGTAAGCTCAATAATTTC
This DNA window, taken from Pleurocapsa sp. FMAR1, encodes the following:
- a CDS encoding anthranilate synthase component II, with amino-acid sequence MILVIDNYDSFTYNLVQYLGELGQQLPIASDIRVYRNDAIDLKTINQLKPDGIVISPGPGRPEDAGISLQLIEKLGSQIPILGVCLGHQSIGQVFGGQVVSAPVLMHGKTSPVHHHNTGIFAGLESPFTATRYHSLVIERQTIPDTLEITAWVEDGTIMGVRHRDYHHLQGVQFHPESILTDNGKLLLRNFLNSLGSK
- a CDS encoding MBL fold metallo-hydrolase — translated: MKRRQLIRYGGVGLTTAIATSLIPRQFSLAQEVTDGVTVQYLGHTCFLFTGDGLKVLVNPYDSAGCTAGLSLPDVQPDVVLVSSFLLDEGAVDKVQGNPQVITEQGVHQFKSIKFQGFSMPHDLQGGKRFGNNIAWRWTQGGVNILHLGGAAAPLTTEDKILLGGADILLAPVGGGPKAYDASEANRVVKVLNPKMVIPTQYRVATADKASCDLAPVGDFLALVKSENMEVAQVGTDRFEVKKSYLRGDRTLVRVLDYTS